The following proteins are encoded in a genomic region of Pseudoxanthomonas suwonensis 11-1:
- the asnB gene encoding asparagine synthase (glutamine-hydrolyzing) — protein sequence MCGLAGLLLAQPRLHGDALSAHAREMGAALQHRGPDDAGAWVDAQAGIGLAHQRLSILDLSPQGHQPMESADGRYVLAYNGELYNFAPLRSALATLGHRFRGHSDTEVLLAAIAEWGIEDTLQRCNGMFAIALWDRRDRCLWLARDRVGKKPMYYGWAGDAVVFGSELKALWRYPRFDNGVDRDALALLLRFNYIPAPYCIHERAFKLMPGSLLRLDTAAVAAGASAHDPHRDQRRWWDPRARMREAIARPFAGDDGEATVALDTLLRDSVGLRMVADVPVGVFLSGGTDSSVVAALMQAQSSAPVRSFTIGFRDSDRDEAPLAREVAAHLGTAHTEFEVGGADALAVVPQLPAMFDEPFADPSQIPTAMVCRLARQEVTVVLSGDGGDELFFGYGRYQRALRNWRMARTVPSLLRRGLARVPGARGESARTGGLATLLAESGVQGIGDVYRNRVSRWRNPAAVVPGAHEPPTIYHQADPLGLRGHEAEAMMLADFMAYLPDDLLCKVDRTSMAAGLEARAPLLDWRVVELAWSLPQRMKLREGSSKYLLKRMLRDYLPDTMVDRPKRGFGAPVGQWLRGDLEQWAGDLLHPADMRREGLFDADRMGAIWRDFLGGQRKWHTHLWNVLMFQAWHRHWRDCRGL from the coding sequence ATGTGCGGACTTGCAGGACTGTTGCTGGCCCAGCCCCGGCTCCATGGCGATGCGCTGTCCGCGCACGCACGGGAAATGGGCGCGGCCCTGCAGCATCGCGGTCCGGATGATGCCGGCGCCTGGGTCGATGCCCAGGCCGGTATCGGCCTGGCCCACCAGCGCCTGAGCATCCTCGACCTGTCGCCGCAGGGCCACCAGCCGATGGAATCGGCCGATGGCCGCTACGTGCTGGCCTACAACGGCGAGCTCTACAACTTCGCGCCCCTGCGCTCGGCACTGGCGACCCTGGGCCACCGCTTCCGTGGCCACTCCGATACCGAGGTGCTGCTGGCGGCCATCGCCGAGTGGGGCATCGAGGACACCCTGCAGCGCTGCAACGGCATGTTCGCCATCGCCCTGTGGGACCGGCGCGACCGCTGCCTGTGGCTGGCCCGCGACCGGGTCGGCAAGAAGCCGATGTACTACGGCTGGGCCGGGGATGCGGTGGTGTTCGGCTCCGAACTGAAGGCGCTGTGGAGGTACCCGCGTTTCGACAATGGGGTGGACCGCGACGCGCTCGCCCTGCTGCTGCGTTTCAACTACATCCCGGCGCCGTACTGCATCCACGAGCGCGCGTTCAAGCTGATGCCGGGCAGCCTGCTGCGGCTGGATACGGCCGCCGTGGCGGCCGGGGCCTCCGCGCACGACCCGCACCGCGACCAGCGCCGCTGGTGGGACCCGCGGGCACGCATGCGCGAGGCCATCGCCAGACCGTTCGCCGGCGACGACGGCGAGGCGACGGTGGCGCTGGATACGCTGCTGCGCGACTCGGTCGGCCTGCGCATGGTCGCCGACGTGCCGGTTGGCGTGTTCCTTTCCGGCGGCACCGATTCCTCCGTCGTGGCCGCGCTGATGCAGGCGCAGAGCAGCGCGCCGGTGCGCAGCTTCACCATTGGCTTCCGCGACTCCGACCGCGACGAGGCGCCGCTGGCACGCGAGGTTGCCGCGCACCTGGGTACGGCGCATACCGAGTTCGAGGTGGGCGGCGCCGATGCCCTGGCGGTGGTGCCGCAGTTGCCGGCGATGTTCGACGAACCCTTCGCCGATCCCTCGCAGATCCCCACCGCCATGGTCTGCCGCCTGGCCCGCCAGGAGGTGACGGTGGTGCTGTCCGGCGACGGCGGCGACGAGCTGTTCTTCGGCTATGGCCGCTACCAGCGCGCCCTGCGCAACTGGCGCATGGCGCGGACCGTGCCCAGCCTGCTGCGCCGCGGTCTTGCGCGGGTGCCCGGCGCGCGTGGCGAGTCGGCGCGCACCGGCGGCCTGGCGACCCTGCTGGCCGAGTCCGGGGTGCAGGGCATCGGCGACGTCTACCGCAACCGGGTCTCGCGCTGGCGCAACCCGGCAGCGGTGGTGCCGGGCGCGCACGAGCCGCCGACCATCTACCACCAGGCCGACCCGCTGGGCCTGCGCGGCCACGAGGCCGAGGCGATGATGCTGGCCGACTTCATGGCCTACCTGCCGGACGACCTGCTGTGCAAGGTCGACCGCACCAGCATGGCGGCCGGCCTGGAAGCGCGCGCACCGTTGCTGGACTGGCGGGTGGTGGAGCTGGCCTGGTCGCTGCCGCAGCGGATGAAGCTGCGCGAGGGCAGCAGCAAGTACCTGCTCAAGCGGATGCTGCGCGACTACCTGCCGGACACCATGGTCGACCGCCCCAAGCGCGGTTTCGGCGCGCCGGTCGGGCAGTGGCTGCGCGGCGACCTGGAGCAGTGGGCCGGGGACCTGCTGCATCCGGCGGACATGCGCCGCGAGGGCCTGTTCGATGCCGACCGGATGGGCGCGATCTGGCGGGATTTCCTCGGCGGCCAGCGAAAGTGGCATACCCACCTGTGGAACGTGCTGATGTTCCAGGCCTGGCACCGCCATTGGCGGGACTGCCGCGGGCTCTGA
- the zipA gene encoding cell division protein ZipA — MAEKDLLRIGILIAGALLMLAIWYFGSRPRKEQQGRRRESPAPAPAATRREPQLPGEGGEAEGIPDAADDVSQPELGLEEPATAGQTSTLGKREIQDFDKIVSLYVAARAGSVLRGEDIVVAAEKTGMVFGHMNVFHRLLEGHPDRGPVFSMASIIKPGSFDMATIRELETPAIAFFLTLPAPVPALDAWEKMLPTVQRMAELLDGVVLDDSRNALGRQRIAHIRDELRAYDRQHEAPPLTKVPRW, encoded by the coding sequence ATGGCCGAAAAAGACCTGCTGCGCATCGGCATCCTGATTGCAGGAGCGCTGCTGATGCTGGCGATCTGGTATTTCGGCTCGCGCCCGCGCAAGGAGCAGCAGGGCAGGCGCCGCGAATCGCCCGCGCCGGCGCCGGCGGCCACGCGCCGTGAGCCGCAGCTGCCCGGCGAAGGTGGGGAGGCCGAAGGAATCCCGGACGCCGCCGACGACGTCAGCCAGCCCGAGCTGGGCCTGGAGGAACCGGCAACCGCCGGCCAGACCAGCACCCTCGGCAAGCGCGAGATCCAGGACTTCGACAAGATCGTCTCGCTGTACGTCGCCGCTCGCGCCGGCAGCGTGCTGCGCGGCGAGGACATCGTCGTGGCCGCGGAGAAGACCGGCATGGTCTTCGGCCACATGAACGTGTTCCACCGCCTGCTGGAGGGACATCCGGACCGCGGCCCGGTGTTCAGCATGGCCAGCATCATCAAGCCCGGCAGCTTCGACATGGCCACCATCCGCGAGCTGGAGACCCCGGCCATCGCGTTCTTCCTGACCCTGCCGGCGCCGGTCCCGGCGCTGGACGCCTGGGAGAAGATGCTGCCGACCGTGCAGCGCATGGCCGAGCTGCTGGACGGCGTGGTCCTGGACGACAGCCGCAACGCCCTCGGGCGCCAGCGCATCGCCCATATCCGCGACGAGCTGCGCGCCTACGACCGCCAGCACGAAGCCCCGCCGCTGACCAAGGTCCCGCGCTGGTAA
- a CDS encoding pyridoxal phosphate-dependent aminotransferase, translated as MSPVSRRTFLRGSGLAAAGLATGVLPGTVMALPPPLPAAGADGSPVLLNFNECPLGPSPAAQEAARAILPRGGRYQFGLRGELAAEFARQQGLPVDHVAVYAGSSEPLDRAALAFTGPDRSLVLPDPTFEAVADTAAAHGARVHRVPLLADGSHDVRAMAAAATDAGLLYACNPNNPTGSVTARGQLEWLLANRPAGSVLLVDEAYIEYSGERSMLDHVRAGADLVVLRTFSKIYGMAGMRLGLALGRPDLLAKLAAFGSNPLPVTALAAGLASLRDPGLVPERRQANALIREQAIAWLQARGYPCLPSQANCFMVDVGSDGKAFSAAMADRGVLIGRAWPVWPTRVRVTVGTAGEMARFREVFAQLAPARSAAA; from the coding sequence ATGAGCCCCGTGTCCCGCAGAACCTTCCTCCGCGGCAGCGGCCTGGCGGCCGCGGGCCTGGCTACCGGGGTCCTGCCGGGCACCGTGATGGCGCTGCCTCCGCCGCTTCCGGCAGCCGGTGCGGACGGCTCGCCGGTGCTGCTCAACTTCAACGAGTGCCCGCTGGGGCCCTCGCCCGCCGCGCAGGAAGCGGCGCGCGCGATCCTGCCCAGGGGCGGCCGCTACCAGTTCGGCCTGCGCGGGGAACTGGCCGCCGAGTTCGCCCGCCAGCAGGGGCTGCCGGTGGACCATGTCGCGGTGTACGCAGGGTCCAGCGAGCCGCTGGACCGCGCCGCCCTGGCCTTCACCGGACCGGATCGTTCCCTGGTCCTGCCGGATCCGACCTTCGAGGCGGTTGCCGATACCGCCGCCGCCCACGGCGCCCGCGTGCACCGCGTCCCGCTGCTGGCCGACGGCAGCCACGACGTGCGCGCCATGGCCGCCGCCGCGACCGATGCCGGCCTGCTTTACGCGTGCAATCCGAACAACCCGACCGGCTCGGTCACCGCGCGCGGGCAGCTGGAATGGCTGCTGGCGAACCGCCCGGCAGGCAGCGTCCTGCTGGTCGACGAGGCCTATATCGAATACTCCGGCGAGCGCTCGATGCTGGACCACGTGCGTGCCGGCGCCGACCTGGTCGTGCTGCGCACCTTCTCCAAGATCTACGGCATGGCGGGTATGCGCCTGGGCCTGGCCCTGGGCCGCCCGGACCTGCTGGCCAAGCTCGCTGCGTTCGGCAGCAATCCGTTGCCGGTGACCGCGCTGGCCGCGGGCCTGGCCAGCCTGCGTGATCCCGGGCTGGTGCCGGAACGGCGCCAGGCCAATGCGCTCATTCGCGAGCAGGCCATCGCCTGGCTGCAGGCGCGCGGCTATCCCTGCCTGCCCTCGCAGGCCAACTGCTTCATGGTCGACGTCGGCAGCGACGGCAAGGCCTTCAGCGCCGCCATGGCCGACCGCGGCGTGCTGATCGGCCGCGCCTGGCCGGTCTGGCCCACCCGCGTGCGGGTGACCGTCGGCACCGCCGGAGAGATGGCGCGCTTCCGCGAGGTGTTCGCTCAGCTCGCCCCGGCGCGGTCGGCCGCGGCGTAG
- the smc gene encoding chromosome segregation protein SMC: MRLSTIKLSGFKSFVDPTTLHLPTNMTGVVGPNGCGKSNIIDAVRWVMGESSASRLRGDSLTDVIFSGSSARKPVSMAQVELIFDNSDHTISGEFAAFNEISVKRTVSRDGQSQYYLNGTKCRRKDITDLFLGTGLGPRSYSIIEQGMISQIIEARPEDLRVYLEEAAGISKYKERRKETETRIRHTRENLDRLNDLREEVDKQLEHLRRQARQAEQYQALAAERKIKDAQWKALQFRVLDQQLQGLREKLAQEETKLEQIIAGQREAEREIETGRVRREEAAEALNAAQAEVYKVGGVLARIEQQIQHQRELASRLNQARDEAATALEELDRHIGGDREKLEALQASVEEAEPRLEQLREDDVFRQEALREAEAALADWQQRWEAHGREAAEASRAGEVERTRVDYLDRQALEAERRREALQAERAGLDVESLAEAFEQAQIEHETRKAELDGLNELLETRKQDVSAVQDQQRAAQAELAEVRKQAQAARGRLSSLETLQQAALGQEQGAAVAWLKARGLDSSARVGERLVVEEGWENAVESALGQLIEGVLVDAPEQLVEALADLGEGRIALVADGDGEAGFAPTSLAARVRGPLAIRRLLARLHAAEDLAQARALVAQLPEGDSVITRAGERLGEGWVRVSRQGAAKQGALLREREIQALRTTIEELQAREAELEERLASLRERLLAAEQAREDAQRQLYLAHRAVSELAGQLQGQQGRMDSARQRIERIEAELAQLVQTLDGSREQAREARARLEDAVVSMGDLETARQALEAERRQRSEARDMAREAARASRDATHALALGLESQRTQIASLTQSLQRMAAQRAQLESRLGEISSQLETGDSPVQALEAEHQAALGERVRVERALGEARTVLDAIDHELRSHEQARQQRDEASLAQRERISQRRLEQQALQLKAEQLVQAITADGQAIEEVLNTLPEVADPREWEQSVNQIEARMRRLEPVNLAAIQECGEAEQRKQYLDSQNDDLTAALETLEEAIRKIDRETRGRFKDTFDRVNAGVQALYPRLFGGGHAYLELTGEDLLDTGVAIMARPPGKRVSSISLLSGGEKAMTAVALVFAIFQLNPAPFCLLDEVDAPLDEANVGRLATMVKEMSEKVQFLFVTHNKATMEAARQLSGVTMREPGVSRLVSVDLEEAARLAGAA; this comes from the coding sequence ATGCGTCTGTCCACCATCAAGCTGTCCGGATTCAAGTCGTTCGTCGATCCGACCACGCTGCACCTGCCCACCAACATGACCGGCGTCGTCGGTCCCAACGGCTGCGGCAAGTCCAACATCATCGACGCGGTGCGCTGGGTCATGGGCGAGAGCTCGGCCAGCCGCCTGCGCGGCGATTCGCTGACCGACGTGATCTTCTCCGGCTCCTCGGCGCGCAAGCCGGTGTCGATGGCCCAGGTCGAGCTGATCTTCGACAACTCCGACCACACGATCTCCGGCGAATTCGCGGCCTTCAACGAGATCTCGGTCAAGCGCACGGTCAGCCGCGACGGCCAGAGCCAGTACTACCTCAACGGCACCAAGTGCCGGCGCAAGGACATCACCGACCTGTTCCTGGGCACGGGCCTGGGCCCGCGCAGCTACTCGATCATCGAGCAGGGCATGATCAGCCAGATCATCGAGGCCCGGCCCGAGGACCTGCGCGTGTACCTGGAGGAGGCCGCCGGCATCTCCAAGTACAAGGAGCGGCGCAAGGAGACCGAGACCCGCATCCGCCACACCCGGGAAAACCTGGACCGCCTCAACGACCTGCGCGAGGAGGTCGACAAGCAGCTCGAGCACCTGCGCCGCCAGGCCCGCCAGGCCGAGCAGTACCAGGCCCTGGCCGCGGAGCGGAAGATCAAGGACGCGCAGTGGAAGGCGCTGCAGTTCCGGGTGCTGGACCAGCAGCTGCAGGGCCTGCGCGAGAAGCTGGCGCAGGAGGAGACGAAGCTGGAGCAGATCATCGCCGGCCAGCGCGAGGCCGAGCGCGAGATCGAGACCGGCCGCGTACGCCGCGAGGAGGCCGCCGAGGCGCTCAACGCCGCCCAGGCCGAGGTCTACAAGGTCGGCGGCGTGCTGGCCCGGATCGAACAGCAGATCCAGCACCAGCGCGAGCTGGCCAGCCGCCTGAACCAGGCGCGAGACGAGGCCGCCACCGCGCTGGAGGAGCTGGACCGCCACATCGGCGGCGACCGCGAGAAGCTGGAGGCGCTGCAGGCCTCGGTCGAGGAGGCCGAGCCGCGCCTGGAGCAGCTGCGCGAGGACGACGTGTTCCGCCAGGAAGCCCTGCGCGAGGCCGAGGCCGCGCTGGCCGACTGGCAGCAGCGCTGGGAGGCCCATGGTCGCGAGGCCGCCGAGGCCTCCCGCGCCGGCGAGGTCGAGCGTACCCGCGTCGACTACCTGGACCGCCAGGCACTGGAAGCCGAGCGCCGCCGCGAGGCCCTGCAGGCCGAACGCGCCGGGCTGGACGTGGAATCGCTGGCCGAGGCCTTCGAGCAGGCCCAGATCGAGCACGAGACCCGCAAGGCCGAACTCGACGGCCTCAACGAACTGCTGGAAACCCGCAAGCAGGACGTGTCCGCGGTACAGGACCAGCAGCGCGCCGCCCAGGCCGAACTGGCCGAGGTACGCAAGCAGGCCCAGGCCGCGCGCGGCCGCCTGTCCTCGCTGGAGACCCTGCAGCAGGCCGCCCTCGGCCAGGAGCAGGGCGCCGCGGTGGCCTGGCTCAAGGCCCGCGGCCTGGATTCCTCGGCCCGCGTCGGCGAGCGCCTGGTGGTCGAGGAGGGCTGGGAGAACGCGGTCGAGAGCGCCCTGGGCCAGCTGATCGAAGGCGTGCTGGTCGACGCCCCGGAACAGCTGGTCGAGGCCCTGGCCGACCTCGGCGAGGGGCGTATCGCCCTGGTCGCCGACGGCGACGGCGAGGCCGGCTTCGCCCCGACCTCGCTGGCCGCCAGGGTGCGTGGCCCGCTGGCGATCCGTCGCCTGCTGGCGCGCCTGCATGCCGCCGAGGACCTGGCCCAGGCCCGCGCCCTGGTGGCGCAGCTGCCGGAAGGCGATTCGGTCATCACCCGCGCCGGCGAACGCCTGGGCGAGGGCTGGGTGCGGGTCTCGCGCCAGGGTGCCGCCAAGCAGGGCGCGCTGCTGCGCGAGCGCGAGATCCAGGCCTTGCGCACCACGATCGAGGAGCTGCAGGCGCGCGAGGCCGAACTGGAAGAACGCCTGGCCAGCCTGCGCGAGCGCCTGCTGGCCGCCGAACAGGCGCGCGAGGATGCGCAGCGCCAGCTGTACCTGGCGCACCGCGCCGTGTCCGAGCTGGCCGGCCAGCTGCAGGGCCAGCAGGGCCGCATGGACAGCGCGCGCCAGCGCATCGAACGCATCGAGGCCGAGCTGGCGCAGCTGGTCCAGACCCTGGACGGCAGCCGCGAACAGGCCCGCGAGGCACGTGCCCGGCTCGAGGACGCGGTGGTTTCCATGGGCGACCTGGAGACCGCGCGCCAGGCGCTGGAAGCCGAGCGCCGCCAGCGCAGCGAGGCGCGCGACATGGCCCGCGAGGCCGCGCGCGCCAGCCGCGACGCCACCCATGCCTTGGCCCTGGGGCTGGAATCGCAGCGCACCCAGATCGCCTCCCTGACCCAGTCGCTGCAGCGCATGGCCGCACAGCGCGCGCAGCTGGAGTCGCGCCTGGGCGAGATCAGCTCGCAGCTGGAAACCGGCGACTCGCCGGTGCAGGCGCTGGAGGCCGAGCACCAGGCCGCCCTTGGCGAACGCGTGCGCGTGGAGCGCGCGCTGGGCGAGGCCCGTACCGTGCTGGATGCGATCGACCACGAGCTGCGCAGCCACGAGCAGGCGCGCCAGCAGCGCGACGAGGCCTCGCTGGCCCAGCGCGAGCGCATCTCCCAGCGCCGCCTCGAGCAGCAGGCCCTGCAGCTGAAGGCCGAGCAGCTGGTGCAGGCGATCACCGCCGACGGCCAGGCCATCGAGGAAGTGCTCAACACGCTCCCGGAAGTGGCCGACCCGCGCGAGTGGGAGCAGTCGGTGAACCAGATCGAGGCGCGCATGCGCCGCCTGGAGCCGGTCAACCTGGCCGCGATCCAGGAGTGCGGCGAGGCCGAGCAGCGCAAGCAGTACCTGGATTCGCAGAACGACGACCTGACCGCCGCGCTGGAAACCCTGGAAGAGGCGATCCGCAAGATCGACCGCGAGACCCGCGGCCGCTTCAAGGACACCTTCGACCGGGTCAACGCCGGGGTGCAGGCGCTCTACCCGCGGCTGTTCGGTGGCGGCCACGCCTACCTGGAGCTGACCGGCGAGGACCTGCTCGATACCGGCGTGGCGATCATGGCGCGCCCCCCGGGCAAGCGCGTGTCCAGCATCTCGCTGCTGTCCGGCGGCGAGAAGGCGATGACTGCGGTGGCCCTGGTGTTCGCCATCTTCCAGCTCAACCCGGCGCCGTTCTGCCTGCTGGACGAGGTCGACGCGCCGCTGGACGAGGCCAACGTCGGCCGCCTGGCGACGATGGTCAAGGAAATGAGCGAGAAGGTGCAGTTCCTGTTCGTCACCCACAACAAGGCGACGATGGAGGCCGCGCGCCAGCTGTCCGGCGTGACCATGCGCGAGCCTGGCGTGTCGCGCCTGGTCAGCGTGGACCTGGAGGAAGCGGCGCGCCTGGCGGGCGCGGCCTGA
- the ubiM gene encoding 5-demethoxyubiquinol-8 5-hydroxylase UbiM, whose protein sequence is MQYDVVIVGAGPVGLCLARAVAPLGLKVALVERQPRAALAEPAFDGREIALTHASMRLLDELGVNGRIPAAEIHPLRQARVMDRDLAEAMVVRPHGGHDRLGNLVPNHLIRRAAWEAVQATPGIELHDQARIGSLHAGADSAWVQLQDGPRLQARLLVAADSRFSETRRALGIDADLHDFGKSMLVCRMRHEQPHHHVAWEWFGTGATRALLPLDEHLASAVLTLPGEQARALAAMDEAAFAAEVERLFDGRLGRMELAGTRHVYPLVATWSRRFVGPRLALAGDAAVGMHPVTAHGFNLGLAGVERLAAVLRIAVRQGRDPGDPALLAMYQRRHRQGCWPLFQATRAVVGLYTNDRPAARVLRAATLRAGAALAPFRRLVAASLTDAGPVDASPLQRLRAGLSQLRPS, encoded by the coding sequence ATGCAGTACGACGTCGTGATCGTGGGGGCCGGCCCGGTCGGCCTGTGCCTGGCACGGGCGGTGGCGCCGCTGGGGCTGAAGGTCGCCCTGGTCGAGCGCCAGCCGCGCGCGGCCCTGGCCGAACCGGCCTTCGACGGGCGCGAGATCGCCCTCACCCATGCCTCGATGCGGCTGCTGGACGAGCTGGGCGTCAACGGGCGGATCCCGGCCGCGGAGATCCATCCGCTGCGCCAGGCCCGGGTCATGGACCGTGACCTGGCCGAGGCCATGGTCGTGCGCCCGCACGGCGGCCACGACCGCCTCGGCAACCTCGTCCCCAACCACCTGATCCGACGCGCGGCCTGGGAGGCGGTGCAGGCCACGCCGGGCATCGAGCTGCATGACCAGGCCAGGATCGGGTCGCTGCATGCCGGCGCGGATTCGGCCTGGGTCCAGCTGCAGGACGGCCCGCGCCTGCAGGCCCGCCTGCTGGTGGCCGCCGACAGCCGCTTCTCCGAGACCCGCCGCGCGCTGGGCATCGATGCCGACCTGCACGACTTCGGCAAGAGCATGCTGGTGTGCCGGATGCGCCACGAACAGCCGCACCACCACGTGGCCTGGGAATGGTTCGGTACCGGCGCCACCCGCGCCCTGCTGCCGCTGGACGAACACCTGGCCTCGGCCGTTCTTACCCTGCCCGGCGAACAGGCCCGCGCCCTGGCGGCGATGGACGAGGCCGCATTCGCGGCCGAGGTCGAGCGCCTGTTCGATGGCCGGCTGGGCCGGATGGAACTGGCCGGAACCCGCCACGTCTATCCGCTGGTGGCGACCTGGTCGCGGCGCTTCGTCGGACCGCGCCTGGCCCTGGCCGGCGACGCGGCCGTGGGCATGCATCCGGTCACCGCGCACGGCTTCAACCTTGGCCTGGCCGGCGTTGAGCGCCTGGCCGCCGTGCTGCGCATCGCCGTACGGCAGGGCCGCGACCCGGGCGACCCGGCGCTGCTGGCCATGTACCAGCGCCGCCACCGCCAGGGCTGCTGGCCGCTGTTCCAGGCCACGCGTGCGGTAGTCGGGCTGTACACCAACGACCGCCCGGCCGCGCGCGTGCTGCGTGCCGCGACCCTGCGCGCAGGCGCGGCACTGGCACCCTTCCGGCGGCTGGTCGCGGCCTCGCTCACCGATGCCGGGCCGGTGGACGCCAGCCCGCTGCAGCGCCTGCGCGCGGGCCTGAGCCAGTTGCGGCCGTCGTGA
- the fosX gene encoding FosX/FosE/FosI family fosfomycin resistance hydrolase has translation MAITGLSHATFVVSDLERSARLFREGLGAREVYDSAGREHSLSREKFFVLGGLWLVAMEGPPLAEPSYRHLAFAVDAAEITLFRQRLQALGVEILRGRGRIEGEGDSLYFRDWDGHLFELHAGTLDQRLAAYAAADRAGAS, from the coding sequence ATGGCCATCACCGGCCTGAGCCACGCTACTTTCGTCGTCTCCGACCTGGAGCGCAGCGCGCGCCTGTTCCGCGAGGGCCTGGGCGCGCGCGAGGTGTACGACAGCGCCGGGCGCGAACATTCACTCTCGCGCGAGAAGTTCTTCGTCCTCGGTGGCCTGTGGCTGGTGGCGATGGAGGGGCCGCCGCTGGCCGAGCCCAGCTACCGCCACCTGGCCTTCGCCGTGGACGCGGCCGAAATCACGCTGTTCCGCCAGCGCCTGCAGGCCCTGGGCGTGGAGATCCTGCGCGGCCGTGGACGGATCGAAGGCGAGGGCGATTCGCTGTACTTCCGCGACTGGGACGGGCACCTGTTCGAGCTGCACGCCGGCACCCTGGACCAGCGCCTGGCGGCCTACGCCGCGGCCGACCGCGCCGGGGCGAGCTGA
- a CDS encoding NADPH-dependent FMN reductase — protein sequence MNRRKVAVIVGSLRKDSINRQLARALERLGEDRLEFDYVEIGNLPLYNQDFDGDYPPECTAFKQQVRDADAVLFVTPEYNRSLPGVLKNAIDIGSRPYGDSAFAGLPAAVTGASPGAIGTALAQQHLRNVLSYLDMAVLPQPEAFIQFKEGLVADDGRITSPDTRDFLEDFVDRFVAWIDRQRGEA from the coding sequence ATGAACAGGCGCAAGGTGGCGGTCATCGTCGGCAGCCTTCGCAAGGACTCGATCAACCGCCAGCTGGCGCGCGCGCTGGAGCGGCTCGGCGAGGACCGGCTGGAGTTCGACTACGTCGAGATCGGCAACCTGCCGCTCTACAACCAGGACTTCGACGGCGACTACCCGCCGGAGTGCACGGCGTTCAAGCAGCAGGTCCGCGATGCTGACGCGGTGCTGTTCGTGACCCCGGAATACAACCGCTCGCTCCCGGGCGTGCTCAAGAACGCGATCGACATCGGCTCGCGTCCTTACGGCGACAGCGCCTTCGCCGGCCTGCCGGCGGCGGTGACCGGTGCCTCGCCCGGCGCGATCGGCACCGCCCTGGCCCAGCAGCACCTGCGCAACGTGCTGTCCTACCTGGACATGGCGGTGCTGCCGCAGCCGGAGGCCTTCATCCAGTTCAAGGAAGGCCTGGTCGCCGACGACGGCCGGATCACCAGCCCGGATACGCGCGACTTCCTCGAGGACTTCGTCGACCGTTTCGTGGCCTGGATCGACCGCCAGCGCGGCGAGGCCTGA